From a region of the Alnus glutinosa chromosome 1, dhAlnGlut1.1, whole genome shotgun sequence genome:
- the LOC133870952 gene encoding uncharacterized protein LOC133870952 — protein MTEKVAPPAKPLSPQDWESLIDDFQYGGPRRNKWSSLYPVPSLLELALSSILKRDFPLKLHLLLFLEEFCDALFISQEPQFLDRLLEALRLIVQSPLDGTHITFTLKDQMLVSTTSIFITLDVFHRFGIRYTETLVELLLIIVNRPNHGADRQTRAVACECLRELERFHPCLLSDIAGHLWSLCQNERTHASQSYILLFTWVIHNIVTNKSSVSILNTSLPLVPFNVPQSLLLDGSSNSANTGLNYKELRRAMAFLLESPQVLTPCGMAEFMAMMTPVAVALDLQASMLKVQFFGMLCSYDPMLCHVVLMLYLQFSDAFDGQEGEIAGRLLLISRQVQHNLVFRLLALHWLMGFNQLISSREVNKKKAMVVEMGLSFYPRVFDPLALKALKLDLLAFCAVCMESLTSEIASDAGKSGEKLFGDGIVSVSAFQWLPPASTETAVAFRAFRKFLIGGSSHSDADPSTTGILMESTIFNTLQKMLVEMILEHQRLVPEIVAFIDRLLGCQKHCWLGERLLQTLDENLLPKVLIDYKLISCFPIFDRIAANNTIPPSGLLELLTKFMVFLVEKHGSDTGLKSWSQGSKVLGVCRTMLMHHHSSRLFLRLSRLLAFTCLYFPDLEVRDNARIYLRMLICVPGKKLRDMLNIGEQLLGISPPHSSSFFNIQSPRTSYDLKKSRNISSYVHLERIIPLLVKQSWSLSLSTLGVGSNKPGYLEDIRDSEAPVEEREIDGSTDIQIPETERTDRPQEPLRVMDSKISEILGTLRTYFSCIPDYRHLPGIKVRISCTLRFESEPFNRISGVDSTSSGLDRVDALPAMYATVLNFSSSAPYGSIPSCHIPFLLGEPPRNDIVLVEDGSGEEESFRAPVTIELEPREPTPGLVDVFIETNSENGQIIRAQLHSITIGIEDMFLQAIAPFDIPKEAIPGYYSDLFSALWEACGTSNIGWETFPLKGGKGVAAISGTQSVKLLEVPATYLIQATERHLAHFVVSVIGEPLNNIVKDGGMIRDVIWKDVASESSLEASTSITGLDQAPLHLTYFAGEDERENLVSTNKRNMGCFLILIFLPPRFHLLFQMEVCDVSTLVRIRTDHWPCLAYIDDYLEALFLT, from the exons ATGACGGAAAAGGTGGCACCACCGGCGAAGCCTCTCTCCCCGCAAGACTGGGAGAGCCTCATCGATGACTTCCAGTACGGTGGTCCTCGCCGGAACAAATGGAGCTCCCTCTACCCTGTCCCCTCCCTCCTCGAACTCGCCCTCTCCTCCATCCTCAAAAGGGACTTCCCTCTCAAGCTCCACCTCCTTCTTTTCCTCGAAGAATTCTGCGACGCGCTATTCATCTCCCAGGAGCCCCAATTCCTGGACCGCCTCCTTGAGGCCCTCCGTCTCATCGTCCAATCCCCCCTCGACGGGACTCACATAACCTTCACTCTCAAAGACCAAATGCTCGTCTCCACCACCTCCATTTTCATCACCCTCGACGTGTTTCACAGATTTGGCATTCGCTACACCGAGACCTTGGTCGAATTGTTGTTGATCATCGTCAACCGCCCCAACCACGGCGCCGACCGCCAGACACGCGCCGTTGCCTGCGAGTGCTTGAGAGAATTGGAGCGATTCCACCCCTGTTTGCTCTCCGATATCGCCGGACACCTGTGGAGCCTCTGCCAAAACGAGCGGACCCACGCGTCGCAGAGCTACATTCTATTGTTCACTTGGGTGATACACAACATCGTGACTAACAAGTCCAGCGTTTCGATCCTCAACACCTCGCTTCCTTTGGTTCCCTTCAATGTGCCGCAATCGCTGCTCTTGGACGGTTCTTCGAACTCCGCGAACACGGGGTTGAACTACAAGGAGCTGAGGAGGGCGATGGCGTTCTTGCTGGAATCGCCGCAGGTTTTGACGCCGTGCGGGATGGCGGAGTTCATGGCGATGATGACGCCGGTGGCGGTGGCGTTGGATCTCCAGGCCTCCATGTTGAAGGTGCAGTTCTTCGGGATGCTCTGTTCCTATGATCCGATGCTGTGCCATGTAGTTTTGATGCTGTATTTGCAGTTCTCGGATGCCTTCGATGGGCAAGAGGGCGAGATTGCCGGCCGGCTCTTGTTGATTTCGAGACAAGTGCAGCACAATTTGGTCTTCCGGTTGCTCGCTCTTCATTGGTTGATGGGTTTCAATCAACTGATTTCCAGCAGAGAGGTTAACAAAAAGAAGGCTATGGTCGTCGAGATGGGGTTGAGCTTCTATCCCAGAGTGTTTGATCCGCTAGCATTGAAGGCTTTGAAGCTGGACTTGCTTGCTTTCTGCGCGGTATGTATGGAGAGCTTGACATCGGAGATTGCTTCGGACGCGGGGAAGTCTGGGGAGAAGCTGTTTGGAGATGGTATTGTGTCTGTGTCAGCTTTTCAGTGGTTGCCGCCGGCGAGCACGGAAACCGCGGTGGCGTTCCGCGCCTTCCGTAAGTTTTTGATAGGTGGGTCGTCTCATTCTGACGCCGATCCTTCCACCACTGGAATTCTCATGGAGTCCACCATCTTCAATACTTTACAG AAAATGCTAGTGGAGATGATCTTGGAGCATCAAAGATTGGTTCCAGAGATTGTTGCTTTTATTGACCGCTTGTTGGGCTGTCAAAAACACTGTTGGTTGGGAGAACGCTTGCTTCAGACATTGGATGAGAATTTGCTTCCAAAAGTCTTAATTGATTATAAATTGATTTCTTGCTTCCCAATATTTGATAGAATCGCTGCAAATAATACAATACCTCCAAGTGGATTGTTAGAGCTGCTGACCAAATTCATGGTTTTCCTTGTTGAGAAACATGGCTCAGACACAGGACTAAAATCTTGGTCTCAGGGAAGTAAAGTTCTTGGTGTCTGTCGAACCATGCTGATGCACCACCATAGCTCTAGATTGTTCCTTAGACTATCTCGCCTCCTTGCATTTACTTGCCTTTATTTTCCTGATTTGGAGGTTCGTGACAATGCGAG GATATATCTGCGGATGCTGATCTGTGTACCTGGAAAGAAGCTTAGAGATATGCTAAACATTGGGGAGCAACTCCTTGGCATTTCTCCTCCTCATTCCAGCTCATTTTTTAATATCCAGTCTCCTCGAACTTCTTACGATCTCAAGAAATCTAGGAACATCTCATCCTATGTTCACCTTGAGCGGATTATACCATTGCTTGTCAAACAATCTTGGTCCCTGTCCTTATCAACTTTGGGTGTCGGTAGTAATAAACCTGGTTACCTCGAGGACATCAGGGACAGTGAAGCCCCAGTTGAGGAAAGGGAGATTGATGGAAGTACTGATATTCAGATCCCAGAGACTGAAAGAACTGATCGACCACAGGAGCCATTGCGTGTGATGGATTCAAAGATTTCAGAGATCTTAGGAACCTTAAGAACGTATTTTTCTTGCATACCTGATTATAGACATTTGCCAGGGATTAAGGTTAGAATATCCTGCACTTTGAGATTTGAATCCGAGCCTTTCAATCGAATATCTGGAGTTGACTCTACTTCTAGTGGTTTGGATAGAGTGGATGCCCTTCCTGCTATGTATGcaactgtgcttaatttttcaTCCTCTGCCCCATACGGATCTATTCCATCATGTCACATACCTTTTCTTCTTGGTGAACCCCCGAGAAATGATATTGTTCTTGTAGAAGACGGTTCTGGAGAAGAGGAAAGTTTTAGGGCACCTGTAACAATTGAATTAGAACCGCGGGAACCAACACCTGGTCTGGTTGATGTTTTCATTGAAACAAATTCAGAAAATGGTCAGATTATTCGTGCTCAGCTTCATAGTATCACAATAGGAATAGAAGACATGTTTCTCCAGGCTATTGCTCCATTTGACATCCCCAAAGAGGCAATACCTGGTTATTACTCAGACTTGTTCAGTGCTCTCTGGGAGGCATGTGGTACTTCCAACATTGGCTGGGAGACCTTTCCACTAAAAGGAGGCAAAGGGGTTGCAGCCATTAGTGGGACACAATCAGTGAAGCTACTTGAAGTCCCTGCAACCTATTTGATTCAGGCTACTGAAAGGCACCTGGCTCACTTTGTTGTGAGTGTGATTGGTGAACCACTCAATAACATTGTGAAGGATGGGGGAATGATTAGAGACGTGATCTGGAAGGATGTGGCTTCAGAATCTTCCCTTGAAGCTAGCACCTCCATAACTGGTCTTGATCAAGCCCCACTTCATCTTACATACTTTGCTGGTGAAGATGAGAGGGAAAATCTTGTTAGTACCAACAAAAGAAATATGGGTTGCtttcttattttgatatttcTTCCACCAAGATTCCATCTTCTTTTCCAAATGGAAGTATGTGATGTTTCAACTTTAGTTCGGATTCGAACCGACCATTGGCCATGCTTAGCTTATATTGATGATTATTTGGAAGCCTTATTTTTGACCTAG